The following are encoded together in the Triticum dicoccoides isolate Atlit2015 ecotype Zavitan chromosome 6B, WEW_v2.0, whole genome shotgun sequence genome:
- the LOC119324892 gene encoding B-box zinc finger protein 22-like: MLMKIGCDACGQAEAAVLCCADEAALCRRCDAAVHSANKLAGRHHRVALLSSAPAGSSSPGTGDDGGTHPACDICQEKTGYFFCVEDRALLCRSCDITIHTATPHASTHRRFLITGVRVGVDQDHIGDVSGATVGSPSNNSANGSNSMPTSENFAIANGQRSEEGAGLIGGGEDDIGQQQQWPWSDIFAEDGVGMDQHQCYPGFSEPGSSSLTG, translated from the exons ATGCTCATGAAGATCGGGTGCGACGCGTGCGGGCAGGCGGAGGCCGCGGTGCTGTGCTGCGCCGACGAGGCCGCGCTGTGCCGTCGCTGCGACGCCGCCGTGCACTCCGCCAACAAGCTCGCCGGCAGGCACCACCGCGTCGCGCTCCTTTCCTCGGCGCCGGCCGGCTCGTCATCGCCCGGCACCGGCGACGACGGCGGGACCCACCCCGCCTGCGACATCTGCCAG GAGAAAACGGGCTACTTCTTCTGTGTGGAGGATAGAGCCCTCCTGTGCCGAAGCTGCGACATCACCATCCACACCGCGACTCCCCATGCTTCCACCCACCGCCGATTCCTCATCACCGGCGTCCGCGTCGGTGTTGATCAGGACCATATCGGCGATGTCAGTGGCGCCACGGTCGGCAGCCCCAGCAACAACAGCGCCAACGGAAGCAATAGCATGCCCACCTCTGAGAACTTCGCCATTGCCAACGGCCAGCGGTCGGAGGAGGGGGCGGGGCTGATcggaggaggagaagacgacattgGCCAGCAACAGCAATGGCCTTGGAGCGATATTTTTGCTGAGGATGGCGTTGGCATGGATCAACACCAGTGCTACCCTGGCTTCTCTGAACCTGGTTCCTCCAGCCTCACCGGATGA